The Christiangramia flava JLT2011 region TTCCGGTTTTGATTGCATCATTGAAAGTCAGTTACCCGTTGGTTCGGGACTAAGTTCTTCCGCAGCCCTGGAATGCGGACTCGCCGGCGGGCTGAATGCGCTATTTCAGCTGGGGCTGGACCGCATCGAGATCGTCAAGCTTTCACAGAAAGCCGAAAACCAGTTTGTGGGAATGAACTGCGGGATCATGGACCAGTTCGCTTCCGCCATCAGTAAAAAAGATCATATCCTAAAGCTGGATTGCCGCTCCCTGGAATATGATTTCATCCCGGCAGATTTCAAGAACTGCCAATTGTTGTTACTGAATACCAATGTTTCCCATACGCATACTGACAGTGGCTACAATTCCCGTCGCCAGGATTGCGAAGATGCAGTTTCGATCATTCAGCAACAATACCCAGCAGTGGCATCTCTCCGGGACGTCTCGTTTGAACTGCTGGAAGAACAAAAAAACCAACTTTCTGAAAGGCAATACCAGCGATGTTCGTACGTGCTCGAAGAAAATAAGCGTGTACAAGAGTCAGCCATAGCCCTGAAAGAAGGAAAATTGCGCGAATTTGGAAAATTAATGTACCTGTCTCATGAAGGTCTCCAACACCAGTACGAAGTAAGTTGCAAGGAATTGGATTTTCTGGTAGATTACTCCCATGATAAAGATTTTATCTACGGTTCCCGGATGATGGGTGGCGGCTTTGGTGGGTGCACGATCAACCTTATTGAAACCGACCAGGTGGAAAATTTCCTCCAGGAAGTGAAACCGGCTTATAAAGAAGCCTTCGGAATTGAACTGGATAGCATTATTGCGAATGCCGATGAAGGCACAATCGTTAAAAAATAACTATGGAAAATAAACTGAACGAAGTTCCGCACAGACGTTATAATATTTTGACCGGC contains the following coding sequences:
- the galK gene encoding galactokinase — its product is MSHIHSFEGLPVDFQDFQSEIQVDSPGRINLIGEHTDYNDGFVMPTAIDKKIYFEFRRNGSDHLCRIYSKTFGRGFEFDLRKIEKGIGWENYIIGVVNELLLLDRKLSGFDCIIESQLPVGSGLSSSAALECGLAGGLNALFQLGLDRIEIVKLSQKAENQFVGMNCGIMDQFASAISKKDHILKLDCRSLEYDFIPADFKNCQLLLLNTNVSHTHTDSGYNSRRQDCEDAVSIIQQQYPAVASLRDVSFELLEEQKNQLSERQYQRCSYVLEENKRVQESAIALKEGKLREFGKLMYLSHEGLQHQYEVSCKELDFLVDYSHDKDFIYGSRMMGGGFGGCTINLIETDQVENFLQEVKPAYKEAFGIELDSIIANADEGTIVKK